The Triticum aestivum cultivar Chinese Spring chromosome 7B, IWGSC CS RefSeq v2.1, whole genome shotgun sequence genome window below encodes:
- the LOC123157707 gene encoding galactoside 2-alpha-L-fucosyltransferase-like: MKTRPAAEGKRWCPGIDTKLVAFLLTVPSLIVFLGGRNGEQPAVEIEAAMPGRGPDVASFLQRKTAPNDRLLGGLLADGFDQKSCHSRYQSAVYRRNAGRQPSQHLVSKLRSHEALQRRCGPGTAAYTNALEQLKSGKSVASPECRYMVSISYRGLGNRILAAASAFLYALLTDRVLLVDPSHKIDELFCEPFPNTTWLLPPGFPLLNYQSFYLETPERYGRMREDGVLRTGETNGSAAAELPAFAYIHLDYNQTDHDKLFFCDDDQRVLRDIQWLVMRTDSYIVPGLFLVKAFEEELDALFPERDAVFHHLGRYLFHPTNQVWGLIARYYRAHLASARRVVGIQVRVFPWEAESPEILEQIKTCTQNERLLPAVLDEEDDDEPAVVTGAQQPTAVLVTSLKAWYSDKMKEMYWERATADGRVVVVDQPSHEETQRYDVRSHEHKAWAEVYLLSVTDMLVTTGQSTFGYVAQGLGGLKPWVLHHVTNGTVGWPCSRDVSMEPCFHVPPLYDCKRREDAGLIVPHVRHCGDLPAGLKLVDRREW; encoded by the coding sequence GTCCAGATGTTGCCTCGTTCCTGCAACGGAAGACAGCACCAAATGACAGGCTTCTCGGCGGCCTCTTGGCCGACGGCTTCGACCAAAAATCCTGCCACAGCCGGTACCAATCTGCCGTGTACCGTCGGAACGCCGGCAGACAACCGTCGCAGCACCTCGTCTCCAAACTGCGGAGCCACGAAGCTCTGCAAAGACGGTGCGGCCCCGGCACAGCCGCCTACACCAACGCTCTGGAGCAGCTCAAGTCTGGCAAGAGCGTCGCGTCACCGGAGTGCAGATACATGGTCTCCATCTCGTACCGCGGCCTCGGCAACCGGATCCTCGCGGCGGCGTCGGCGTTCCTGTACGCGCTGCTCACAGACCGCGTCCTCCTCGTCGACCCCAGCCACAAGATAGACGAACTGTTCTGCGAGCCGTTCCCAAACACGACGTGGCTGCTGCCTCCGGGGTTCCCGCTCCTCAACTATCAGAGCTTTTACCTCGAGACGCCGGAGCGGTACGGGAGAATGCGGGAGGACGGAGTGCTCAGAACCGGCGAGACAAACGGCTCCGCCGCTGCCGAGCTGCCGGCGTTCGCGTACATCCACCTCGACTACAACCAGACGGACCACGACAAGCTCTTCTTCTGCGACGATGACCAGAGGGTTCTCCGGGACATCCAGTGGCTGGTGATGAGGACGGACAGCTACATCGTGCCGGGGCTGTTCCTGGTGAAGGCGTTCGAGGAGGAGCTTGACGCTCTGTTCCCGGAGCGTGACGCCGTGTTCCACCACCTCGGGCGGTACCTGTTCCACCCGACCAACCAGGTGTGGGGCCTcatcgcgcggtactaccgcgcgcaccTCGCGTCGGCGCGGCGCGTGGTGGGCATCCAGGTGCGAGTCTTCCCCTGGGAGGCGGAGTCGCCGGAGATCCTGGAGCAGATCAAGACGTGCACGCAGAACGAGAGGCTGCTCCCGGCGGTGctggacgaggaggacgacgacgagccgGCGGTGGTAACGGGCGCCCAACAACCGACGGCCGTCCTGGTGACCTCCCTCAAGGCCTGGTACAGCGACAAGATGAAGGAGATGTACTGGGAGCGCGCGACGGCGGACGGCAGGGTTGTGGTGGTGGACCAGCCGAGCCACGAGGAGACCCAGCGGTACGACGTGAGGTCGCACGAGCACAAGGCCTGGGCGGAGGTGTACCTGCTGAGCGTGACGGACATGCTGGTGACCACCGGGCAGTCGACGTTCGGGTACGTGGCGCAGGGGCTCGGCGGGCTAAAGCCATGGGTGCTGCACCATGTCACCAACGGCACGGTGGGGTGGCCGTGTAGCAGGGACGTGTCCATGGAGCCATGCTTCCACGTCCCGCCGCTGTACGACTGCAAGCGGCGGGAGGACGCCGGCCTCATCGTGCCGCATGTGCGCCACTGCGGAGACCTGCCCGCGGGACTGAAGCTAGTCGACCGAAGAGAATGGTAG